In the Nitrospirales bacterium LBB_01 genome, one interval contains:
- a CDS encoding chemotaxis protein CheX: protein MNVEFVNPFLDALINVLKTMANVDVTYESPCLKADSVAMGYITGMIGLAGERTSGSIAITFTEEAVLHIASNMLGEKFTEVNAEVADMVGEITNMVSGGGRKILSEEGYKFNMAIPTTIVGRDHTVTHRSKGTTVLVPFKTPAGPFYVEISFEEVKPSAAYNVRNKVIYKK, encoded by the coding sequence GTGAACGTGGAGTTTGTCAATCCTTTTTTGGATGCACTCATAAACGTTCTTAAGACTATGGCAAATGTTGATGTGACATATGAAAGTCCGTGTCTAAAGGCTGACAGCGTTGCAATGGGTTATATAACCGGTATGATAGGTTTAGCAGGTGAGAGAACCTCTGGCTCTATAGCGATTACTTTTACAGAGGAGGCAGTTTTACATATAGCGTCAAACATGCTTGGTGAGAAGTTTACAGAGGTAAACGCTGAGGTAGCCGACATGGTTGGCGAAATCACTAACATGGTCTCAGGCGGCGGCCGTAAAATTCTCTCAGAAGAGGGTTACAAGTTTAATATGGCAATTCCAACGACTATAGTGGGTAGAGATCACACGGTAACACATAGGTCAAAGGGTACAACGGTTCTTGTGCCGTTTAAGACTCCGGCTGGTCCGTTTTACGTGGAAATTAGCTTTGAAGAAGTGAAACCCTCAGCAGCATACAATGTAAGAAACAAGGTTATTTATAAAAAATAA
- a CDS encoding ferredoxin: MKNPVVDQDLCTGCETCVSLCPDVFEMQGDKAFAANPGKCDACDCQEAMDTCPVEAIKWE, encoded by the coding sequence ATGAAAAACCCTGTTGTTGACCAAGACCTTTGTACAGGTTGTGAGACGTGTGTATCTTTATGCCCTGATGTGTTTGAAATGCAGGGAGATAAGGCTTTTGCCGCTAACCCTGGTAAATGCGACGCTTGTGATTGCCAAGAGGCTATGGACACCTGTCCTGTTGAAGCAATTAAGTGGGAGTAA